The following DNA comes from Novipirellula caenicola.
TAGGCAGCACTGGAGTAGGCAAATGAGAAGCGATTTCATGAGATTCCTGAGAGAGAGATTTTGGGGGTAGGAACTAGCGACCGCACGGCGGGCACGAGGCGAGAGCGAAACCTGCTTGCTAAAGTGACTGCACGCTGAAGAGATCTGCACGCTAATAGATTAATTAAAATCTTAGCTCGCTCGTTCCGTTTTCAGCAGTTCGGCGTCGCTATTTGCTCTCGGCTTGAAAGCCAATGTTGTCTTTGATTTCGACATCGGTCGAGTCGGCGGACTGCGCGATCGTCAGGGCGTGGTCAAACCCGGTGGCGGTATTGTCGACGATTTGCGCGTTATCGCAATAATGCAGGTCGATCGACGGATACTCGGAATTGGCGGGGTAATCGCTACTAAATTCCAATGTGTTGCCGGCAATCGTCAACCCGCTGACCGATCGCGTCTGAGCCACCAAGCCATTGAAGCTGCGGATGGTGTTATTGAGGAAGCGGATATTGCGGTGGAAATGTCCTTCGCCCATTCGTTGTTCGTCCGTCAATAGCGGAGAAGCAAGTAACGGGTAGACCGGACCTCCTTCGAAGCCAATGTTGTCGAAAACATTGTTCGAAATCGTGACATCTTGGACGCCACCGGATTCGTACCATTTCTTGTTGTCGCCTTCGATCAAGATGCCGTGCATCTGCGAAGAAAAATAGTTACTGTCGATCAATACTTTGCCCTTGGTCGTGATCAATGCCCCACGTGCACGGTTCTGGCGAATGGTGTTGTGTTTCATGACCACGTCGGGATACCAAGTCAGATTTTCCATTGACAGCGGACCGTCTGGCAGATCGTCGGGGACATCCGAAACCGTGACGATAAATCGTTCTTCATTTAGGACCTCGATTTTTTCGACCGAGGTTTGATGAAATGGCAGGACGGTTTCGCGAGACAGGATGGCAACCTTGTCACCTGGGGCGGCGAACATCAGCCCCCATTGCTGTGGATGGCTGATCGCACCGATGAATCGGTTGTCACCTAGATACTCTTCGATTTTAACGAAGGCACCGTGAACGTTGATGCCGTCATCAAGCATGTGTTCGAACAAGCAGTTTTCCAGTTTGACGGTGCCTCGACATCCGACAAAGTGTGTGGCGTCGGCGCGGGTGGCGACCAGCCGATCGGATGTTGAGGTGACGACCATCTTTTCAAGCGTGACGTTCTCGGTCCGTTCGGCAATCAATGCCATCCCACCCGCCGCATGAACCGTCACATTTTCGATGTGAATGTCACGGGAATTGGCAACGTGAATTGCTGGGCACAGACGGCTGGTTGGATTCACCCCGTAAGTGATCAATACCGATCCGACCGGAGGCAGCGCCCGTCCGTTGGCATGGAAGCGAATCCGGTTCTTGCCAACAGCGGTCACCTTGACCGGTTTGGAGTAGTTAACAATATATTTTTTTGTGTCGTAAATGGGCGACTGGGTTTTGGGATCAAACACAATGTTCGATCCAAAAGGGTCGCTCCAACCATCGCGGTCAAACAGGACCTCGCCATGTTTGATTGTGTACGGATAACGATCGCGATCCACTTCGACCGTAAATGTGTCATCGCCTTTGTTGTTTTCGACGACGGTTAGCTCGCTATGAAACGGACGGTCCCAGTCGATTGAGAAATTTTGAAGCGTTGCCCCGCTGCTGCTATCGATCACGATCGGGCTGATCCGTCCATGAAACAGAAACGTCGAACCGCCGCCGTCGATAGTGATGTTCTTGAAACCAAACAGCGGGAAACCCATTCGTTTCAAACTATTGTCGTGGTTCGAGACGGCGCGAAATTGTTCAAGGGCATTGTCGGGGGCGAATCGATACGTGCCCTTGGGAAAGACAAGTGTAATGTCGCTTTCGCCTTCGACCGATTGGATCAAGCGAAGCAGGGGGTAGGTCGCATCTTCGCCGGGCAGAACGCCATGATCAGCGACGTTGATTTCTTCGGCCTGGGTCTGCGGCATCAACGCGATTGGAATCAAGGCGGCGAGCCAACAATACCATCTGAATTTCATCGTGTTCGTCTCTGCGATGGGAGGGACTCAGGTTATTCGATGTGCATCACTTCGATGTTTATTCGTTCGCGGAATCTTTGACGAGTTTGTTGGAACGTACCCAGTCGTAGTGGGGCGTGATTTTGCAAACGCCGACCTGCAACACTCAGGACGTTTGGAACCATCGATGGCGCGATGGTAGCGGACGAGGTTTTGAATCCTGTAGCTTCATTCAGCCAAAAAGGACTCGTTACCTCATCCACTACGGAAAACGCCGTCAATGATGCTTCGGACGGTCCTATGCTGCGGTTTGGAAGTTCGATTCTTTTTCGAATCGCGTGAAGGTGCGAACGCCGAAGATGGCAATCGCGACAAAGCAGATCAGCGGTAGGTAAAACGAGTTGCGAACGCCAATCGTGTCGATAAACCAACCTTGCATCAGCGGCAACAGGGCTCCACCGACGATCGCCATGATCAAACCAGCTGAGCCCAGTTTGGCTTCCTCGGCTGGTAATCCTTTTAGGGCAATGCCGTAGATCGTCGGGAACATAAGCGACATACAAGCCGAGATCAGCACCAAGCAGATCAGTCCCGTTTTGCCTTGCAGCATGATGGCACCAAAGGTCAAGATCGCTGCAGCCACCGCCAGCGATGCCAACAGTTTTCCAGGGCTAACAAATTTCAGCATGAACGTGCATACGAATCGGCTAACCAAAAAGATGACCATCGCGGCGATGTTCCACGTTTGTGCCTGGGCAAGCGATAGTCCGACTTGTTCCATTCCATAGTGAATGATGAAAGTCCAACATGTGATTTGGGCTCCCACGTAAAACGCCTGTGCGATGACGCCTTCGCGATAATGGGCTTTGCCAAACAATCGAACCGCTAATTCACCCACCGGAGCGTCGGGTTGATCCGCAGCAAACGTGGGCATTTTTGTCAGTGCAAACAGGATCAAGAATCCGATTACGACACAGGCGATCACGACGTAGGGAGTGCGTACGACGCCAAGGTCGTGTTGTTGGATCGCTTGGAATGTCTCGGGCGATGTGACTTGCATATTGGCCAATCCTTTGCTGACCGCGGCGTCCAATGTTCCATATTCTTGATCGAAATCGGGCAATCCCGACGCGTAGTCCGCCTCGACATACTGCACCACCTCGGGCAATTTGGCTTCCATTTTGTCGCGGAACTCACCGACCTGCAGATTCGGTGCGATAATCGTCGAGGCGACGATCATGCCGGTCAACGATCCCATCGGGTTGAACGCTTGGGCTAGATTCAATCGCTGGGTCGCTGTTTCCGGAGGTCCCATCGCAAGGATGTATGGGTTGCAGCTTGTTTCCAAAAACGCCAAACCAAAGGTCAGAATGTAGAATCCGGCAATGAAAATCCAAAAATTCGTGTTCAAACTGGCTGGAATACTCAACAACGCCCCGACCGCGTACAACGCAAATCCCACCATGATCGCACCTTTGTACGAAAAACGGCGGATGAAGTAGGCGGCGGGTAGCGCCATCGTAAAATAGCCGCCGTAAAACGCGAACTGAACCAGCGAGCTCTGGGTGTTGCTGATCTGAAAGACTTCTTTGAACACCTTCACCAGCGGGTTGGTGATGTCATTGGCAAAGCCCCACAACGCGAAACAACAGGTCGTCAAGATGAACGCCATTAAGTATTGACGCGGGACCACTTTCGGCGGCGATGTCTCAAGAGGTTGACCCTCGCCAGTGGCGTCGGTTGCCGGTTCGTGAGATTGGACTTCAATGCCGTCGGACATAAAATTCGTTCCAAAAAAGCGATAAGTTGTGAGGAAAAGGGAAGCGGCGGAGCGTAGCGGCCGCTATCGGCCACGATGTGCCGTCTGTCTCTAAAATAGC
Coding sequences within:
- a CDS encoding alpha-1,3-galactosidase-related protein; the encoded protein is MKFRWYCWLAALIPIALMPQTQAEEINVADHGVLPGEDATYPLLRLIQSVEGESDITLVFPKGTYRFAPDNALEQFRAVSNHDNSLKRMGFPLFGFKNITIDGGGSTFLFHGRISPIVIDSSSGATLQNFSIDWDRPFHSELTVVENNKGDDTFTVEVDRDRYPYTIKHGEVLFDRDGWSDPFGSNIVFDPKTQSPIYDTKKYIVNYSKPVKVTAVGKNRIRFHANGRALPPVGSVLITYGVNPTSRLCPAIHVANSRDIHIENVTVHAAGGMALIAERTENVTLEKMVVTSTSDRLVATRADATHFVGCRGTVKLENCLFEHMLDDGINVHGAFVKIEEYLGDNRFIGAISHPQQWGLMFAAPGDKVAILSRETVLPFHQTSVEKIEVLNEERFIVTVSDVPDDLPDGPLSMENLTWYPDVVMKHNTIRQNRARGALITTKGKVLIDSNYFSSQMHGILIEGDNKKWYESGGVQDVTISNNVFDNIGFEGGPVYPLLASPLLTDEQRMGEGHFHRNIRFLNNTIRSFNGLVAQTRSVSGLTIAGNTLEFSSDYPANSEYPSIDLHYCDNAQIVDNTATGFDHALTIAQSADSTDVEIKDNIGFQAESK